In Epinephelus lanceolatus isolate andai-2023 chromosome 13, ASM4190304v1, whole genome shotgun sequence, the following are encoded in one genomic region:
- the knstrn gene encoding small kinetochore-associated protein, which translates to MSSKIPRGVQLPAETKKMGHKLESRDTAAVHPTANTAQKSDGILKPQKENMQRKNVAPKVHKGVSTRYGQQAELKEQNQHLMATNEELQRNLTETQQRVAEMELQFSDLEKENAEVKKDLKNCHMLLVSAKVDPVLGEKVGEAAQQNEDQRREVMSVSTDLLNQLKAFGDTASQQRAQLEAS; encoded by the exons ATGTCTTCAAAAATCCCAAGAG GTGTTCAGTTACCTGCAGAAACGAAGAAAATGGGTCATAAACTTGAATCCAGAGACACAGCAGCTGTACATCCAACAGCAAATACTGCTCAAAAATCAGATGGTATCCTTAAACCTcagaaagaaaacatgcaaCG GAAAAATGTTGCTCCTAAAGTTCACAAAGG AGTCTCCACCAGGTATGGACAACAGGCAGAGCTCAAGGAGCAAAATCAGCATCTTATGGCGACCAATGAGGAGCTGCAGAGaaacctcacagagacacag CAAAGAGTAGCTGAGATGGAGCTGCAGTTCAGTGACCTTGAAAAGGAAAATGCAGAGGTAAAGAAAGACCTGAAGAACTGTCACATGCTCCTCGTCTCGGCCAAAGTAGACCCAG TTTTAGGAGAAAAGGTTGGAGAGGCTGCACAACAAAATGAAGATCAAAGAAGAGAAGTTATG AGTGTCTCCACAGATCTGCTGAATCAATTGAAAGCGTTTGGAGATACTGCATCACAGCAACGTGCTCAGCTAGAGGCGAGTTAA